In one window of Hymenobacter nivis DNA:
- a CDS encoding ABC transporter ATP-binding protein, translating into MQLLFSYLRRYWGLLALALVLATVNQVFSLLDPYIFRKLVDQFTARYPDMSGMRSVPFGPFFREAIPLLAMMLGVAMVSRIAKNFQDYYVNVITQRLGATMYSDGLRHSLDLPYQVFEDQRSGETLGKLQKVRLDVEKLIQSFVNVLFTALVGIIFVMWYAISVYWPIALGYFLTIPLLGILSFALSKRIKVIQKTIVAETTSLAGATTESLRNIELIKSLGLAQQETDRLNGITGKILKLELRKVRYLRSLSFVQGTFVNLLRNVIILLLLYLRVQNHISLGEFFSFFIYSFSIFGPLQEFGTIIGNYRESEASLANFQKILDTPRDVKPLHPVEINKIETLAFEDVRFKHLSADVPALDGISFGAKLGETIAFVGPSGSGKTTLVKLLVGLYPPLAGRILYNGVPSTDVDLDALREQIGFVTQDTQLFAGTIRENLRFVAPRATDEECLRALHEAAADTLLARAPQGLDTVLGEGGVKVSGGEKQRLSIARALLRRPTLLVFDEATSALDSLTEEEIGRTVRELSGSRQHITILIAHRLSTVLHADRILVLERGHVAEAGRHDELLASKGLYYAMWRQQIGERAPALAKA; encoded by the coding sequence CCTGGCCCTGGTGCTGGCCACCGTCAACCAGGTTTTCTCGCTGCTCGATCCCTACATTTTTCGTAAGCTGGTGGACCAGTTCACGGCGCGCTACCCCGACATGAGTGGGATGCGGAGCGTGCCATTCGGACCATTTTTTCGGGAGGCCATTCCGCTGCTGGCCATGATGTTGGGCGTGGCCATGGTGTCGCGCATTGCCAAGAATTTTCAGGATTACTACGTCAACGTTATCACGCAACGGCTCGGGGCGACCATGTACTCCGATGGCTTGCGGCACTCACTCGATTTACCCTACCAGGTGTTTGAGGACCAGCGCTCGGGCGAGACGCTGGGCAAGCTTCAGAAGGTACGCCTCGACGTGGAGAAACTGATACAAAGCTTTGTGAACGTGCTGTTTACGGCGCTTGTGGGCATCATCTTCGTGATGTGGTACGCCATTAGCGTGTACTGGCCCATTGCGCTGGGCTATTTCCTCACCATTCCGCTGCTGGGTATTCTGAGCTTTGCCCTCAGCAAGCGCATCAAGGTGATTCAAAAGACCATTGTGGCCGAAACCACTTCGCTGGCCGGCGCCACCACCGAGAGCCTGCGCAACATTGAGTTGATAAAGAGCCTGGGCCTAGCTCAGCAGGAAACCGACCGCCTCAACGGCATCACCGGCAAAATCCTGAAACTGGAGCTGCGCAAGGTGCGCTACCTACGCTCGCTGAGCTTCGTGCAGGGCACGTTCGTAAATTTATTGCGCAACGTTATCATCTTATTGCTCTTGTACTTGCGGGTACAGAATCACATCAGCCTGGGCGAGTTTTTCTCGTTCTTCATCTACTCGTTCTCCATCTTCGGGCCGTTGCAAGAATTTGGCACCATCATCGGCAACTACCGCGAGTCGGAGGCGTCGCTGGCTAATTTCCAGAAGATCCTCGACACCCCGCGCGACGTAAAGCCCCTGCACCCGGTCGAAATCAACAAGATTGAAACACTAGCCTTTGAGGACGTGCGCTTCAAGCACCTGAGCGCCGACGTGCCCGCCCTGGATGGCATTTCCTTCGGCGCAAAGCTGGGCGAAACCATTGCCTTCGTGGGGCCCTCGGGCTCGGGCAAAACCACGCTCGTGAAGCTACTTGTGGGCCTGTACCCGCCGCTGGCCGGCCGCATCCTCTACAACGGCGTGCCCAGCACCGACGTGGACCTCGACGCCCTGCGCGAGCAAATCGGGTTCGTGACGCAGGACACGCAGCTTTTTGCCGGCACCATCCGCGAGAACCTGCGCTTCGTGGCCCCCCGCGCCACCGACGAGGAGTGCCTGCGGGCCCTGCACGAAGCGGCCGCCGATACGCTGCTAGCCCGGGCCCCCCAGGGCCTCGACACGGTACTCGGCGAGGGCGGCGTGAAGGTATCGGGCGGCGAAAAGCAGCGCCTCAGCATCGCCCGGGCCTTATTGCGCCGCCCCACTCTACTCGTGTTCGACGAGGCCACTTCGGCCCTCGACTCGCTTACGGAGGAGGAAATCGGGCGCACGGTGCGCGAGCTCTCGGGCTCACGCCAGCACATCACTATCCTCATCGCCCACCGCCTCAGCACCGTTTTACACGCCGACCGCATCTTAGTGCTCGAACGCGGCCACGTGGCCGAAGCCGGACGCCACGACGAGCTGCTGGCCAGCAAAGGCCTGTACTACGCCATGTGGCGCCAGCAAATTGGCGAGCGGGCCCCCGCGCTGGCCAAGGCCTAG
- a CDS encoding PepSY-like domain-containing protein produces the protein MKSLLISATALLLAGTAQAQTMPAAQVPAAARATFKAKFPTVQRNTWEKEGNAFEAAFKMNGKTMSAVITPAGALQETETDMSASELPATVRATLARDYKAYKINEAATIVRADGTTVYEAEVAKGGKKHDVLFTADGRVAPK, from the coding sequence ATGAAAAGCCTGCTCATATCCGCTACCGCTTTGCTGCTTGCCGGCACGGCCCAAGCCCAGACAATGCCGGCGGCCCAGGTGCCCGCCGCCGCCAGGGCTACCTTCAAAGCCAAGTTTCCGACGGTGCAGCGCAACACCTGGGAAAAGGAAGGCAATGCTTTTGAGGCGGCTTTTAAAATGAACGGCAAGACGATGTCGGCCGTTATTACGCCCGCCGGGGCATTGCAGGAAACCGAGACGGACATGAGCGCCAGCGAATTGCCAGCCACCGTGCGCGCCACGCTGGCCCGCGACTACAAAGCGTACAAAATCAACGAGGCGGCCACCATCGTCCGGGCCGACGGCACGACGGTGTACGAAGCGGAAGTAGCGAAAGGGGGCAAGAAACATGACGTATTGTTCACAGCTGACGGCCGGGTGGCCCCCAAATAG
- a CDS encoding TonB-dependent receptor domain-containing protein, which produces MRTLTLRRLVLLGIMGGTAGTAWAQGGAVRGTLQEVGTNKPVSFASVVLLRSPDSTFVAGAQADEAGVFELGKLPLGPYILRATAVGYRTGRRAISLTASNPALALGALHLRPAATQLAGVVVTAERPVLSGGLDKRVVDVTKDLTVTGGTAIDVLQNVPSVTVDQTGAVSIRGSGGVTIFIDGKPTGTTLDQIPASSIQSVEVITNPSARYDASGAGGILNIILKKERRDGLNGQVSATGGTGDKANASLGLNYRKGKLNVFGQYDYRRDRRRTNATLDQTTAGGTGTLLLHQDRQGATLQTSHSARLGFDYDFTAEQSITLAVQPRFNPTAADETLDSRQVNQTTGDQPVLAGTNRRNNATTGTFRAADVTLDYRHTWEQRPGRELTASAVYTPLLADNSIASSILHLDGSQVIQQQRTTNHTTQGTAQVDYVQPLGEKSRFELGARSSLRQYDLRYTFASAPALNFDPSNQFIYQQYVQAAYGIYAGALRKLSYQVGLRAEQTNLNGTQLAGSNPPFSQHYLSLFPSAALTYELPHDQQVRLAYTKRIGRPDAGELNPFTDRSDPLNLQTGNPQLLPEYVHSVELGHERTFAGGRSLSTTAFYRLETNTAQGFRQVITDPLTGNIVTSTTRLNLGKETSYGLEVVGASPLTPFWKVNVTASTFRRLIRGGVAGTPINTASQVYTARLNNTFALNKKLGAQLALNYRSPINSAQGTRSANFNVDVAAKYAVLGDRGTVTLRVADVFNTLHFDYTAYGADFSTFSHFKRESRIAFLGFAYRFGQNQTTRQKKAAADDNSGGFE; this is translated from the coding sequence ATGAGAACGTTGACATTGCGGCGGCTGGTGCTGCTAGGAATTATGGGGGGCACGGCGGGCACGGCCTGGGCCCAGGGAGGCGCGGTGCGCGGCACATTGCAGGAAGTGGGCACCAACAAGCCCGTATCGTTTGCCAGCGTGGTGCTGCTGCGCAGCCCCGACTCAACCTTTGTGGCCGGGGCCCAGGCCGACGAGGCGGGCGTTTTTGAGCTGGGCAAGCTACCGCTGGGGCCCTACATTCTGCGGGCTACGGCCGTGGGCTACCGCACCGGGCGGCGGGCTATCAGCCTCACGGCCAGCAACCCGGCCCTGGCCCTGGGGGCCCTGCACCTACGCCCAGCTGCTACCCAGCTTGCGGGCGTGGTGGTGACGGCCGAGCGCCCCGTGCTGAGTGGCGGACTCGACAAGCGGGTGGTGGACGTGACCAAGGACCTGACCGTGACCGGGGGCACGGCCATCGATGTGCTGCAAAACGTACCCTCCGTGACCGTAGACCAGACCGGAGCGGTGAGCATCCGAGGCTCGGGCGGGGTCACGATTTTCATCGACGGCAAACCCACCGGCACCACGCTGGACCAGATTCCGGCCAGCAGCATCCAGAGCGTGGAGGTCATCACCAACCCCTCGGCGCGCTACGACGCCAGCGGAGCGGGCGGCATCCTCAACATCATCCTCAAAAAAGAGCGCCGCGACGGCCTGAATGGCCAGGTGAGCGCCACCGGCGGCACCGGCGACAAGGCTAACGCCTCGCTGGGCCTGAACTATCGCAAGGGCAAGCTGAACGTGTTTGGCCAGTACGACTACCGCCGCGACCGCCGCCGCACCAACGCCACCCTCGACCAAACCACGGCGGGTGGCACCGGCACGCTACTGCTGCACCAAGACCGCCAGGGCGCCACGCTGCAAACCTCGCACAGTGCCCGCCTGGGCTTCGACTACGACTTCACGGCTGAGCAGTCCATTACGCTGGCCGTGCAGCCGCGCTTCAACCCCACTGCGGCCGACGAGACGCTGGACTCGCGGCAGGTGAACCAAACGACGGGCGACCAGCCTGTGCTGGCCGGCACCAACCGCCGGAACAACGCTACCACCGGCACCTTCCGCGCGGCCGACGTGACGCTTGACTACCGCCACACCTGGGAGCAGCGCCCGGGCCGCGAGCTGACGGCCAGCGCCGTGTACACGCCGTTGCTAGCGGATAACAGCATTGCCTCCAGCATTTTGCACCTCGACGGTAGCCAGGTAATCCAGCAGCAGCGCACCACCAACCACACCACCCAGGGCACGGCCCAGGTCGACTACGTGCAGCCGCTGGGCGAGAAAAGCCGCTTCGAACTGGGGGCCCGCAGCAGCCTGCGGCAATACGACTTGCGCTACACGTTTGCCAGCGCGCCGGCGTTGAATTTCGACCCGTCGAACCAGTTTATTTACCAGCAGTACGTGCAGGCAGCCTACGGCATCTACGCCGGGGCCCTGCGGAAGCTCAGCTACCAAGTGGGGCTACGGGCCGAGCAAACCAACCTGAACGGCACCCAGCTGGCAGGCAGCAACCCGCCGTTTAGCCAGCACTACCTCAGTCTATTTCCGAGCGCGGCGCTAACCTACGAGCTACCCCACGACCAGCAGGTGCGCCTGGCCTACACCAAGCGCATTGGCCGGCCCGATGCGGGCGAGCTCAACCCCTTCACCGACCGCTCCGACCCGCTGAACTTGCAAACCGGCAATCCGCAGCTGCTGCCCGAATACGTGCATTCGGTGGAGCTGGGCCACGAGCGCACCTTTGCCGGGGGGCGCAGCCTAAGCACCACGGCCTTCTACCGCCTCGAAACTAACACGGCCCAAGGCTTCCGCCAGGTGATAACGGACCCGCTAACGGGCAATATCGTGACGAGCACCACCCGCCTGAACCTGGGCAAGGAAACCTCCTACGGGCTGGAGGTGGTGGGCGCAAGCCCGCTCACGCCGTTCTGGAAGGTGAACGTAACGGCCTCTACGTTTCGCCGCCTCATCAGGGGCGGGGTGGCCGGCACGCCCATCAACACGGCCAGCCAGGTATACACGGCCCGCCTGAACAACACCTTCGCGCTCAACAAAAAGCTCGGGGCCCAGCTGGCACTCAACTACCGCTCGCCCATCAACTCGGCCCAGGGCACGCGCAGCGCCAACTTCAACGTCGATGTGGCGGCCAAGTACGCCGTGCTAGGCGACCGGGGCACCGTCACGCTGCGCGTAGCCGATGTGTTCAACACGCTGCACTTCGACTACACCGCCTACGGGGCCGATTTCTCCACCTTCAGCCACTTCAAGCGCGAGTCGCGCATTGCCTTCCTGGGCTTTGCCTACCGCTTTGGGCAGAACCAGACTACCCGCCAGAAGAAGGCCGCGGCCGACGACAATAGCGGCGGCTTCGAGTAA
- a CDS encoding IS1 family transposase codes for MPRLRPKKAQRKEWEILELDELWSFVGHKKHKVWLWLAVERARRRIVGWALGSRGEAPLRKLWQALPRRYHRHCWYFTDQWKAYAKVLPRWQHRPCPKGEGQTNSVEAINCSLRQRCGVLVRKSCSFSKSLVMHTARIKIVIDNYNRNIILN; via the coding sequence TTGCCCCGGTTACGCCCGAAAAAGGCGCAGCGCAAGGAATGGGAAATCCTCGAGTTGGATGAATTGTGGAGCTTTGTGGGCCACAAAAAGCACAAGGTCTGGTTGTGGCTCGCCGTCGAGCGGGCCCGGCGGCGGATTGTGGGCTGGGCGCTGGGCAGCAGGGGTGAAGCCCCGTTACGCAAACTTTGGCAGGCCCTGCCCCGCCGCTACCACCGCCACTGCTGGTATTTTACCGACCAGTGGAAAGCTTACGCCAAAGTGCTGCCCCGTTGGCAGCACCGGCCTTGTCCCAAGGGCGAGGGCCAGACCAACAGCGTCGAAGCCATCAATTGCTCCTTACGTCAGCGTTGCGGCGTACTCGTGCGCAAGTCCTGTTCGTTCAGCAAATCGTTGGTCATGCACACCGCCCGAATTAAAATAGTCATCGATAATTATAATCGAAATATCATCTTAAATTAG
- a CDS encoding IS1 family transposase, with protein sequence MVTTIHTCAKCGSADIRRNGHSNGHARYQYKACGYQARFVPAAVAKAVQYAQVEALLVERNSQRSITRITGVARMTIAKRLKKSGGRLPALAPVTPEKGAAQGMGNPRVG encoded by the coding sequence ATGGTCACGACAATTCACACTTGCGCGAAATGCGGCAGCGCGGATATCCGCCGCAATGGGCACAGCAATGGCCATGCCCGCTACCAGTATAAAGCTTGCGGCTACCAGGCGCGGTTCGTGCCGGCCGCCGTGGCCAAAGCCGTGCAGTACGCGCAAGTCGAGGCCCTGCTGGTCGAGCGCAATTCGCAGCGCAGTATTACCCGCATCACGGGCGTGGCACGCATGACCATTGCCAAGCGGCTAAAAAAAAGCGGCGGCCGCCTCCCCGCCCTTGCCCCGGTTACGCCCGAAAAAGGCGCAGCGCAAGGAATGGGAAATCCTCGAGTTGGATGA
- the mutM gene encoding DNA-formamidopyrimidine glycosylase, with product MPELPEVETYRRFIDEVAVGQTITGLDVNDAHVLAVPEAELRAALLGRTITGTSRLGKNCFVELDNGRLLVLHFGMTGDIGAYRDAPDAPRFTRVAWHLSDSGLSLAFIDPRKFGRIRLADSAAAYQKAKKLGPDALQITAAELYAKLSRRRVFVKPLLLDQGLTAGLGNWIVDEVLFQAKIHPERIGNSLSEKEVGALHAAIQLVLTTAIHHEANYRNFPKSFLIHAREWDESATPGSDAHTFCPRHPKTKIEKTYVGGRATYTCPKCQPAPSPG from the coding sequence ATGCCCGAATTACCCGAAGTCGAAACCTACCGCCGTTTCATCGATGAAGTGGCCGTGGGCCAGACCATTACCGGCCTCGACGTGAACGACGCCCACGTGCTGGCCGTGCCCGAAGCCGAGCTGCGCGCCGCCCTGCTGGGCCGCACCATCACCGGCACCAGCCGCCTGGGCAAAAACTGCTTCGTGGAGCTCGACAACGGCCGCCTGCTGGTGCTGCACTTCGGCATGACCGGCGACATTGGGGCCTACCGCGACGCGCCCGATGCCCCGCGCTTCACCCGTGTGGCCTGGCATCTGAGCGACTCCGGCCTCAGCCTGGCCTTCATCGACCCGCGCAAGTTCGGCCGCATCCGCCTGGCTGACAGCGCCGCGGCCTACCAAAAAGCCAAGAAACTGGGCCCCGATGCGCTGCAAATCACCGCCGCCGAGCTGTACGCGAAGCTCAGCCGCCGCCGGGTGTTCGTCAAGCCGCTGCTGCTCGACCAGGGCCTCACCGCCGGCCTTGGCAACTGGATTGTGGACGAAGTGCTGTTCCAGGCCAAAATCCACCCCGAGCGCATTGGCAACTCGCTGAGCGAAAAGGAAGTGGGGGCCCTGCACGCCGCTATCCAGCTGGTGCTCACTACCGCCATCCATCACGAGGCCAACTACCGAAATTTCCCCAAATCGTTCCTCATCCACGCCCGCGAGTGGGACGAATCGGCCACGCCGGGCTCCGACGCGCACACCTTTTGCCCGCGCCATCCCAAAACCAAGATCGAGAAAACCTACGTGGGCGGCCGCGCCACCTACACCTGCCCCAAGTGCCAGCCCGCGCCCAGCCCCGGCTAG